A region from the Vicia villosa cultivar HV-30 ecotype Madison, WI linkage group LG3, Vvil1.0, whole genome shotgun sequence genome encodes:
- the LOC131657559 gene encoding uncharacterized protein LOC131657559 — MAQRNIICSVHYNGVISNDLTNGFSFSNTETKRFKVHCRADFMHLKERIETKLQLPVSEIIYRLPLFNGDSGIIFYVMKPIEDDDGVKVMFECHNSFAPLDDMELYVHIVSPPINQSQESHSHQYGLSQPTDEEPTQNNEPFIPDEQVDEYSEDEIQEVQYEDLFGDDNDPDIVEPSQPTLARPISMYAPPDHMRNICLEEAPSESIFGSHITNYSDVDLYEGMEFEDKEECVAAMQHWHITNNLDYWVYKSDTKRYVIKCKNLTCKFKCRASVCKKNSKWMIGKLSGPHVCTTTSMSQDHRQLTSDIVSHCIRDLVNTDPSIKVKLIISHITGKYGYNISYRKAWIAKVKAIESLYGNWETSYNDLLRWLLVMKTYLPGMIIDLETLPAFSNEGSQLGDKMIFHRLFWAFQPCIHGFAYCKPIVQVDGTWLYGRYKGTLLMAVAQDGNGNIFPIAFAIVEGETKDAWSFFLRNLRIHVTPQPNLCLISDRHPSIKSAYDDPANGWQNPPSSHVYCIRHIAQNFMRAIRDKELRKKLVNMGYALTESTYNYYRTEICQTNRDAMEWIENIPREKWARAFYRGQRWGHMTTNLVEAMNSVLKAT; from the exons ATGGCTCAGAGAAACATTATTTGTTCAGTGCATTACAATGGTGTTATCAGTAACGATCTAACCAACGGTTTTTCGTTTAGTAATACCGAAACAAAACGTTTCAAAGTGCATTGTAGAGCCGATTTTATGCATTTGAAGGAACGGATCGAAACAAAATTGCAACTtcctgtaagtgaaattatttatcGACTTCCGTTGTTTAATGGAGACAGCGGTATCATTTTTTACGTCATGAAACCAATAGAGGACGACGATGGCGTTAAAGTGATGTTCGAATGTCACAATTCGTTTGCACCTCTTGACGATATGGAGCTATATGTTCATATTGTTAGTCCTCCCATTAACCAATCGCAAGAGTCGCATTCGCATCAATACGGTTTGAGCCAACCCACTGACGAAGAGCCAACCCAAAACAACGAACCATTTATACCCGACGAACAGGTTGACGAGTACAGTGAGGATGAAATACAAGAAGTGCAATATGAAGATCTTTTTGGTGATGACAATGACCCTGATATTGTTGAGCCGTCGCAGCCTACACTTGCACGACCGATTAGCATGTACGCCCCACCGGATCACATGCGAAATATCTGTTTAGAAGAGGCACCGTCTGAATCAATTTTTGGTTCCCACATAACAAACTATAGTGATGTTGATTTATATGAGGGAATGGAGTTTGAAGACAAGGAGGAGTGCGTTGCTGCTATGCAACATTGGCATATCACCAATAATCTTGATTATTGGGTATACAAATCTGATACGAAGAGATATGTCATCAAATGCAAAAATCTAACTTGCAAATTCAAATGTAGAGCATCAGTTTGCAAGAAGAATTCTAAGTGGATGATAGGTAAGTTGAGTGGACCACATGTCTGCACAACCACTTCAATGTCGCAAGATCATAGACAACTTACATCAGATATTGTCTCTCACTGCATCAGAGATTTGGTTAACACCGACCCCTCAATTAAGGTAAAGCTCATAATTTCTCATATAACAGGAAAGTATGGTTATAATATATCTTACAGGAAAGCGTGGATTGCAAAGGTAAAGGCCATAGAATCCTTGTATGGAAACTGGGAGACATCTTACAATGACCTTCTACGATGGTTATTGGTAATGAAAACATATCTGCCTGGAATGATAATAGACTTGGAAACTTTACCTGCATTTTCAAACGAAGGAAGTCAGTTGGGTGATAAGATGATATTCCATCGTCTATTTTGGGCTTTTCAaccttgcatccatggttttgccTATTGCAAGCCAATTGTTCAAGTCGACGGAACATGGTTGTATGGAAGGTACAAAGGGACATTGTTGATGGCTGTGGCGCAGGATGGGAATGGTAACATTTTTCCAATTGCTTTCGCTATTGTCGAGGGTGAAACCAAGGATGCTTGGAGTTTTTTCCTTCGTAATCTAAGAATCCATGTGACACCCCAACCCAATCTATGCCTAATATCAGACAGACATCCATCGATTAAAAGTGCCTATGATGATCCTGCAAATGGATGGCAAAATCCTCCGTCATCACATGTCTATTGCATAAGGCATATCGCGCAAAATTTTATGCGTGCGATTAGAGACAAAGAACTACGTAAAAAACTCGTCAACATGG GATATGCATTGACGGAGTCAACGTACAATTACTATAGAACCGAAATTTGTCAGACAAATAGAGATGctatggagtggattgaaaatatCCCCAGGGAGAAGTGGGCAAGGGCGTTTTATAGAGGGCAACGATGGGGACACATGACGACTAACCTTGTAGAAGCAATGAACTCTGTGCTAAAGGCTACCTGA
- the LOC131657560 gene encoding uncharacterized protein LOC131657560: MGALFGQRGHEWTKRLTSGQTFTDKCIKGMTEEVNKASSHNVYQFDRERFYFMVAERINRNDGRPTDTYGVDLRKRTCDCGKFQAFHLPCSHVIAACESIRQDYTIHIPDVFKIQHVFKVYQQSFQILPHQDNWPQYRGPTLCHDETMRRKKRGRPNSTRIRTEMDDVEKEKRMCGICREVGHIRSKCTNVSGLSNRPP; the protein is encoded by the coding sequence ATGGGAGCATTATTTGGTCAACGCGGACATGAGTGGACAAAGAGGTTGACATCAGGCCAAACTTTTACAGACAAGTGTATCAAGGGGATGACTGAAGAAGTCAACAAAGCAAGCAGTCATAATGTTTACCAGTTTGACCGGGAGAGGTTCTATTTTATGGTGGCCGAAAGAATAAACCGCAACGATGGTCGTCCAACTGATACTTACGGTGTTGATCTGCGAAAGCGAACATGTGATTGTGGAAAATTTCAAGCGTTCCATTTGCCTTGCTCACATGTGATTGCAGCATGTGAAAGTATACGCCAAGACTACACCATTCACATACCCGACGTGTTCAAGATACAACATGTTTTTAAAGTCTACCAACAAAGCTTCCAGATCCTCCCACATCAAGACAATTGGCCTCAATATAGAGGGCCTACTCTTTGTCATGACGAAACTATGCGTAGGAAAAAAAGAGGCCGCCCTAACAGTACTCGGATTCGAACCGAAATGGACGACgtggaaaaggaaaagagaatgtGTGGGATATGCCGTGAAGTAGGCCATATCCGAAGTAAATGTACAAATGTATCAGGCCTGTCCAATAGGCCTCCTTAA
- the LOC131657561 gene encoding uncharacterized protein LOC131657561 — protein MSQKSVSIDSYRSHRMRQECHCGLDAPLMTAWTDTNPGRRFFGCGMYKVQGFKKCDNFVWLDEEMNPRAKEVISSLMQKLNEEKQRVKDSVAKEEELKMKMKLIKKQLNFNWVMTIVVLVL, from the coding sequence ATGTCTCAAAAGTCTGTGTCAATTGATAGCTACAGAAGTCACAGAATGAGACAAGAATGTCACTGCGGTCTCGATGCTCCATTGATGACGGCCTGGACCGATACAAACCCAGGACGTCGCTTTTTTGGTTGTGGGATGTACAAGGTTCAAGGTTTCAAGAAGTGCGATAACTTTGTTTGGCTTGATGAGGAAATGAACCCTAGGGCAAAAGAAGTAATTTCGAGCTTAATGCAAAAGTTGAATGAAGAAAAGCAGAGGGTTAAGGATTCAgtcgcaaaagaagaagaattgaagatgaagatgaaactgATAAAGAAACAGTTGAATTTTAATTGGGTCATGACCATTGTTGTGTTGGTATTGTAA
- the LOC131657562 gene encoding uncharacterized protein LOC131657562: protein MAGRNDAAIAAALEAMAQALANQPNTDENAGSRSLATFQRENPSVFKGKHDPDGALEWLKEIERIFRVMDCTQAQKVWYGTHMLAVEADDWWLETRQRLEVAGEEITWIVFRREFLRKYYPEDVRGKKEIEFLELKQGNMSVTEYAAKFTELAKFYPYYERAGAEFSKCIKFENGLRSEIKKAVGYQKIRIFPNLVDSCRIYEEDHNAHYKLVNDRRGKQNRSTPYDAPVGKGKAEVANGKKTSGGGAPASVVCFKCGEPGHKSDVCTAGEKRCFRCGKTGHVTTDCRHKEVICFNCGEEGHISSKCQKPKREPGSGKVFALVGTQTTNEDRNVRGAYFISNTFNYYRWLIGAASCFVVPVALND from the coding sequence ATGGCTGGTAGAAACGATGCTGCGATTGCTGCTGCTTTGGAGGCTATGGCGCAGGCTTTGGCAAATCAGCCAAATACTGATGAGAATGCAGGATCTCGCAGTTTAGCAACCTTTCAGAGAGAGAATCCGTCGGTCTTCAAAGGCAAGCATGACCCTGATGGCGCATTGGAGTggttgaaggagattgagaggatatTCCGTGTGATGGACTGCACTCAGGCGCAAAAGGTTTGGTATGgaactcatatgctagcagtcgaagctgatgactggtggttagaGACTCGTCAGAGATTGGAAGTTGCTGGTGAAGAGATCACTTGGATTGTTTTCcgcagagagtttctgaggaagtattatcctgaagatgttcggggtaagAAGGAGATTGAGTTCCTTGAGCTGAAACAGGGGAATATGTCAGTGAcagagtatgctgcaaagttcACTGAGTTGGCTAAGTTCTACCCGTATTATGAGAGAGCAGGTGCTGAGTTTtcgaagtgcatcaagtttgagaacggaTTGCGCTCTGAGATTAAGAAAGCTGTtgggtatcagaagattcgtaTTTTTCCTAATCTGGTTGATAGTTGCAGGATTTATGAAGAAGATCATAATGCACATTACAAACTTGTCAATGATAGGAGAGGCAAGCAGAACCGTAGCACACCTTATGATGCTCCAGTTGGAAAGGGAAAAGCAGAAGTGGCTAATGGCAAGAAAACTAGTGGGGGAGGAGCTCCTGCTAGCGTGGTTTGTTTCAAATGTGGAGAACCTGGTCATAAGAGTGATGTGTGTACTGCTGGGGAGAAAAGATGTTTCCGTTGTGGTAAGACAGGACACGTAACTACTGATTGTAGGCATAAGGAAGTTAtctgtttcaactgtggtgaagaagggcaTATTAGTAGCAAGTGTCAAAAACCGAAGAGGGAACCAGGCAGTGGAAAAGTGTTCGCTTTAGTTGGAACTCAGACAACTAATGAGGACAGGAATGTCAGAGGTGCGTATTTCATTAGTAATACTTTTAATTACTATCGTTGGCTTATCGGTGCTGCTAGTTGTTTCGTTGTTCCTGTTGCGTTGAATgattag
- the LOC131657563 gene encoding uncharacterized protein LOC131657563 gives MAGRNDAAIAAALEAMAQALANQPNTDENAGSRSLATFQRENPSVFKGKHDPDGALEWLKEIERIFRVMDCTQAQKVRYGTHMLAVEADDWWLETRQRLEVAGEEITWIVFRREFLRKYYPEDVRGKKEIEFLELKQGNMSVTEYAAKFTELAKFYPYYERAGAEFSKCIKFENGLRSEIKKAVGYQKIRIFPNLVDSCRIYEEDHNAHYKLVNDRRGKQNRSTPYDAPVGKGKAEVANGKKTSGGGAPASVVCFKCGEPGHKSDVCTAGEKRCFRCGKTGHVTTDCRHKEVICFNCGEEGHISSKCQKPKREPGSGKVFALVGTQTTNEDRNVRGAYFISNTFNYYRWLIGAASCFVVPVALND, from the coding sequence ATGGCTGGTAGAAACGATGCTGCGATTGCTGCTGCTTTGGAGGCTATGGCGCAGGCTTTGGCAAATCAGCCAAATACTGATGAGAATGCAGGATCTCGCAGTTTAGCAACCTTTCAGAGAGAGAATCCGTCGGTCTTCAAAGGCAAGCATGACCCTGATGGCGCATTGGAGTggttgaaggagattgagaggatatTCCGTGTGATGGACTGCACTCAGGCGCAAAAGGTTCGGTATGgaactcatatgctagcagtcgaagctgatgactggtggttagaGACTCGTCAGAGATTGGAAGTTGCTGGTGAAGAGATCACTTGGATTGTTTTCcgcagagagtttctgaggaagtattatcctgaagatgttcggggtaagAAGGAGATTGAGTTCCTTGAGCTGAAACAGGGGAATATGTCAGTGAcagagtatgctgcaaagttcACTGAGTTGGCTAAGTTCTACCCGTATTATGAGAGAGCAGGTGCTGAGTTTtcgaagtgcatcaagtttgagaacggaTTGCGCTCTGAGATTAAGAAAGCTGTtgggtatcagaagattcgtaTTTTTCCTAATCTGGTTGATAGTTGCAGGATTTATGAAGAAGATCATAATGCACATTACAAACTTGTCAATGATAGGAGAGGCAAGCAGAACCGTAGCACACCTTATGATGCTCCAGTTGGAAAGGGAAAAGCAGAAGTGGCTAATGGCAAGAAAACTAGTGGGGGAGGAGCTCCTGCTAGCGTGGTTTGTTTCAAATGTGGAGAACCTGGTCATAAGAGTGATGTGTGTACTGCTGGGGAGAAAAGATGTTTCCGTTGTGGTAAGACAGGACACGTAACTACTGATTGTAGGCATAAGGAAGTTAtctgtttcaactgtggtgaagaagggcaTATTAGTAGCAAGTGTCAAAAACCGAAGAGGGAACCAGGCAGTGGAAAAGTGTTCGCTTTAGTTGGAACTCAGACAACTAATGAGGACAGGAATGTCAGAGGTGCGTATTTCATTAGTAATACTTTTAATTACTATCGTTGGCTTATCGGTGCTGCTAGTTGTTTCGTTGTTCCTGTTGCGTTGAATgattag